The nucleotide sequence TTCAGAACAGCGAAATGAAGAAGAAGCTTTTCGAGCAGCATTAGAGGTCTTAATAAGCCGTTGCGATCCTTCTGTTCGCCAACCATATCTTCTGTCAGATTTATTCCGCAGCGTTGAGGGATGTGTTGGTGCCTTATAGCGATCGCAATTACATTCGCCATTTTACTGTGTCTTCTATTTTTGAAATGTAAATGAAAAATCGGCAAGGTGTGAGTTTTGAATTTTGAACTCAAAACTCAGCGTTTATAGGTGCGGCTTGCGTTCGTTACTATTTGAGCTTGCTACGCTCGCGCAGCGACTTTAGTGGGTTGAAGTATCGGTTCAGTTTTTAAAGAAGTTGAGGCAATTTGTTGCAAAGGCTGAACTATTTTAGAGCCAGCGACAGGTGCTAGGGTTTTTACCCGGCTCTTGAATTTGAGTGCATTTTCTGCTGCCTGTTGCAGTTTTTGTAACACAGCTTTATCCTCATCTGAATAGTCGCGAGGCTCTGTATGTAAAACGCATATTGTACCGAAAAGACTGCCTCTACCATCGCGGATAGGATAACCAAAGTAGTTAACCAAACCAAATACTACCTGGTCTTCATTGCCATCCCATACTGGATCGATTCTGGAATCTCGCACGAACAAGTAGGGTAAGTTTTTATTCAACAAATGTTCGCAGTAAAGTTCATGCTGTTCTTCAAAAATCGAGCCTTTTCTTTGCTGCGCTCCCACTGTGTAAATCTTCTCGGCTGGGCCAGATGTACCCTCGATTCGCAAGTGAGTGGGAGTATTCCTAGTAATCAGTACGCACTCAACTTTCAGCTTTTGGGCTACTTCATCAAGTAGGTCAGCAACTTGCTTAAAAACTGCACTGGTATCTGCCATAATTCCTATTTCTTAGTATTAAGTGATTTGCTTGTGAACGCGATCGCGAAGGGCTGGAAAATTGGCGT is from Microcoleus sp. FACHB-831 and encodes:
- a CDS encoding GAF domain-containing protein, which translates into the protein MADTSAVFKQVADLLDEVAQKLKVECVLITRNTPTHLRIEGTSGPAEKIYTVGAQQRKGSIFEEQHELYCEHLLNKNLPYLFVRDSRIDPVWDGNEDQVVFGLVNYFGYPIRDGRGSLFGTICVLHTEPRDYSDEDKAVLQKLQQAAENALKFKSRVKTLAPVAGSKIVQPLQQIASTSLKTEPILQPTKVAARA